From the genome of Papaver somniferum cultivar HN1 chromosome 2, ASM357369v1, whole genome shotgun sequence, one region includes:
- the LOC113348964 gene encoding PX domain-containing protein EREL1-like — protein MMMQKQKISPPKHRHDGTSPLPLGMDWSPPPKKWDGRATVWPHDSQSGWSYCVTIPSWITLPKSRDAEGIVFYRVQVGIQSPDGVSTARGVLRRFSDFMKLFSDLKRAFPKKNLPPAPSKHIIRINSSRSLPEERRSSLEEWMQRLLSDIDLSRSVPVASFLELEAAARSSFQDISQQSPAGTSSSAPGYGSDSAYEASELGTPRQVREYSSEIGTEDLDLDQDLASPIETLTFSMSSDDNGFFTGRNMLEKLEGFPRHKLNASKESGLVKDVSDVSKLGSFSGDRMDCLSEPEYGRLASHARKHSTESVGSDISSIRGSEISNTGIASSLGDGFLEFGGSAEASTTEMESPNTQIVLPLDQRQKMNRVLLTMQRRLGTARTDMEDLIARLNQEIAVKNYLTTKIKDLEVELETSKQKSKENLQQAILVERERFTQMQWDMEELRRKSLEMELKLKSEQDEKVRTESTKTSAVLENESLVQELDSTKQKLVNLQKNHEELLLKSKADTKVLIREVKSLRNSQIELKQELSQSLTEKSELERVFQKEKRRTEHAINSKQKLLHECGVLRDRLQECSVNLFEEEKDRITVDTSFSDALDLLATSDNRIGLLLAEAQLLAQVDGDDESSVYASNGQGVSTGENLGTMDYEIRKMLTDIFIDNARLRKQVNGVVRCTLKTT, from the exons ATGATGATGCAAAAACAGAAGATTAGTCCTCCCAAGCATCGGCATGATGGAACTTCACCTCTACCTCTGGGAATGGATTGGAGTCCTCCACCTAAAAAATGG GATGGAAGAGCCACCGTCTGGCCACATGATTCTCAATCAGGATGGAGTTACTGTGTTACGATTCCTTCTTGGATTACCCTACCCAAGTCGAGAGATGCAGAGGGAATAGTG TTTTACAGGGTCCAAGTTGGTATTCAATCACCAGATGGGGTTAGCACAGCACGAGGAGTTCTTCGAAGATTCAGTGATTTCATGAAGCTTTTCTCTGAT CTCAAAAGGGCGTTCCCTAAAAAAAACCTTCCCCCAGCACCATCGAAACACATAATCAGAATAAATTCCAGCAGATCACTGCCAGAAGAG AGAAGGTCTTCTTTGGAAGAGTGGATGCAAAGGCTACTCTCTgatattgatttatctaggaGCGTTCCTGTGGCTTCATTCCTCGAGCTAGAAGCTGCTGCTAGGTCTT CATTTCAAGATATAAGCCAGCAATCGCCTGCTGGTACTTCGTCATCTGCTCCTGGTTATGGAAGTGATAGTGCATACGAGGCATCTGAGCTTGGAACACCGAGGCAAGTACGGGAATACAGCTCTGAAATCGGTACAGAGGATCTTGACCTGGATCAAGATTTGGCCTCCCCGATAGAAACACTTACATTTAGCATGTCCAGCGATGATAATGGTTTTTTTACGGGGAGAAATATGCTAGAGAAGCTAGAAGGGTTTCCCAGGCATAAACTCAATGCAAGCAAAGAAAGTGGTCTTGTAAAAGATGTAAGTGATGTTTCCAAGCTTGGATCATTTTCTGGGGATAGGATGGACTGTCTTTCTGAACCAGAGTACGGTAGGTTGGCCAGTCATGCTAGGAAACATTCTACGGAGAGTGTTGGAAGTGACATAAGTTCCATTAGAGGTAGTGAAATATCCAATACTGGGATAGCTAGTTCACTTGGTGATGGTTTCCTTGAATTCGGTGGAAGTGCCGAAGCTTCAACAACAGAAATGGAGTCTCCCAATACACAAATTGTTCTTCCATTAGATCAGCGCCAGAAAATGAATAGAGTTCTTCTCACCATGCAACGGCGATTAGGTACTGCAAGAACGGACATGGAGGATCTTATAGCAAGACTAAATCAAGAAATTGCGGTGAAGAATTACCTTACAACCAAG ATTAAGGATTTGGAGGTGGAATTAGAAACTTCCAAGCAGAAAAGCAAAGAGAATCTTCAGCAAGCCATCTTAGTTGAAAGGGAAAGGTTTACCCAAATGCAATGGGATATGGAGGAACTTCGTAGAAAGTCTTTGGAGATGGAGTTGAAATTGAAGTCTGAGCAG GATGAAAAAGTTCGCACGGAGTCAACAAAAACATCTGCTGTCTTGGAGAATGAATCTCTGGTCCAGGAATTGGACTCCACTAAACAAAAGCTTGTgaacttgcagaagaatcacGAAGAGCTACTTTTGAAATCAAAGGCAGATACAAAAGTTCTCATTAGAGAGGTTAAATCCCTCAGAAATTCTCAAATCGAGTTAAAGCAGGAACTTAGTCAGTCACTTACGGAAAAATCTGAGCTCGAG AGAGTTTTTCAAAAGGAAAAGCGAAGAACAGAACATGCAATAAACAGTAAACAAAAGCTATTACATGAATGCGGAGTTCTTCGAGATCGTCTTCAAGAGTGTAGTGTTAATCTCtttgaagaagagaaagatagaATCACAGTGGATACTTCATTTTCAGATGCTTTAGATCTCTTGGCAACCTCTGATAACCGAATTGGCTTACTACTTGCAGAG GCACAACTCCTTGCACAAgttgatggtgatgatgaatCCTCTGTTTACGCAAGCAACGGTCAAGGTGTTAGTACTGGCGAAAATCTAGGAACAATGGATTATGAAATTAGGAAGATGTTAACAGACATCTTCATTGACAACGCAAGACTGAGGAAGCAGGTAAATGGTGTTGTCCGTTGTACACTTAAAACAACCTGA